In Burkholderia contaminans, the following proteins share a genomic window:
- a CDS encoding MerR family transcriptional regulator codes for MRLKVGELAKRSGLTVRTLHHYHAIGLLTPSARADNGYRLYDRHDIARLHQIQALRRFGLSLTEIGDHLNQPDTPLVEIVAKQIALLDRQLAQTAQLRERLVNLHAQLAAGAEPELADWLTTLELMTVYDKYFSEEELARLPMYQKSQAGDAEWIALVDEVRALHDAGVPAEDDRARALAARWMALLVRDTNNDPRLLAKLNLMHEHEPAMQSKIGISTTLRDYVLRASSETKMRIFEKYLAPDEIRFMRAHYGESAMAWPQLMGDVRDAIDAGARPDSPEGRALAQRWLTLFCSYAGTDPATHAKFRHAMMNESSLTKDSWIDDTLIGFVRDAMAQLAPAR; via the coding sequence ATGCGACTGAAAGTGGGAGAACTGGCGAAACGCAGCGGGCTGACCGTCCGCACGCTTCATCACTATCACGCGATCGGTCTGCTGACGCCTTCGGCGCGCGCCGATAACGGCTACCGGCTGTACGACCGCCACGACATCGCCCGGCTCCACCAGATCCAGGCGCTGCGTCGCTTCGGCCTGTCGCTCACCGAAATCGGCGACCACCTGAACCAGCCCGACACGCCGCTCGTCGAGATCGTCGCGAAGCAGATCGCGCTGCTCGACCGTCAGCTCGCGCAGACCGCGCAGCTGCGCGAGCGGCTCGTGAACCTGCATGCGCAGCTTGCCGCGGGCGCGGAGCCGGAGCTGGCCGATTGGCTCACCACACTGGAGTTAATGACCGTGTACGACAAATACTTTTCCGAGGAAGAACTCGCGCGCCTGCCGATGTACCAGAAGAGCCAGGCGGGCGACGCCGAATGGATCGCGCTCGTCGATGAGGTTCGCGCGCTGCACGACGCGGGCGTGCCCGCCGAGGACGACCGCGCGCGTGCGCTCGCCGCCCGCTGGATGGCGCTGCTCGTGCGCGACACGAACAACGACCCGCGGCTGCTGGCGAAGCTGAACCTGATGCACGAACACGAACCGGCGATGCAGTCGAAGATCGGCATTTCGACCACGCTGCGCGACTATGTACTGCGCGCGTCGTCGGAAACCAAGATGCGGATCTTCGAGAAGTATCTCGCGCCGGACGAGATCCGCTTCATGCGGGCGCACTACGGTGAAAGCGCGATGGCATGGCCACAACTGATGGGCGACGTGCGCGACGCGATCGATGCGGGCGCCAGGCCGGATTCGCCGGAAGGCCGCGCGCTCGCGCAGCGCTGGCTCACGCTGTTCTGCAGCTATGCCGGCACCGATCCGGCCACGCATGCGAAATTCCGCCACGCGATGATGAACGAATCGTCGCTGACGAAGGATTCGTGGATCGACGACACGTTGATCGGCTTCGTGCGGGACGCGATGGCGCAGCTTGCGCCTGCGCGATGA